Genomic DNA from Eleutherodactylus coqui strain aEleCoq1 chromosome 8, aEleCoq1.hap1, whole genome shotgun sequence:
gtactccttctcactgctcctgtgtgtgtgtgtgtgtgtgtgtgtgatacgcagtaccccttctcactgctcctgtgtgtgtgtgtgtgatacgttgtactccttctcactgctcctgtgtgtgtgtgtgtgtgtttgtgtgtgtgatacgcagtactccttctcactgctcgtgtgtgtgtgttttacgcagtactccttctcactgctcgtgtgtgtgttttttacgcagtactccttctcactgctcgtgtgtgtgttttacgcagtactcctcactgctcgtgtgtgtgttttttacgcagtactccttctcactgctcgtgtgtgtgttttttacgcagtactccttctcactgctcgtgtgtgtgttttacgcagtactcctcactgctcgtgtgtgtgttttacgcagtactcctcactgctcgtgtgtgtgttttttacgcagtactccttctcactgctcgtgtgtgtgttttttacgcagtactccttctcactgctcgtgtgtgtgttttttacgcagtactccttctcactgctcgtgtgtgtgttttttacgcaGTACTTCTTCTCACTgctcgtgtgtgtgttttttacgcagtactccttctcactgctcgtgtgtgtgttttacgcagtactccttaatgctcctgtgtgtgtgttttacgcagtactccttctcactgctcgtgtgtgtgttttttacgcagtactccttctcactgctcgtgtgtgtgttttttacgcagtactccttctcactgctcgtgtgtgtgttttacgcagtactcctcactgctcgtgtgtgtgttttttacgcaGTACTACTTCTCACTGCTCGTGTGTGTTttttacgcagtactccttctcactgctcgtgtgtgtgttttacgcagtactccttctcactgctcgtgtgtgtgttttttacgcagtactcctcactgctcgtgtgtgtgttttttacgcagtactcctcactgctcgtgtgtgtgttttacgcagtactcctcactgctcgtgtgtgtgttttttacgcagtactccttctcactgctcgtgtgtgtgttttacgcagtactcctcactgctcgtgtgtgtgttttttacgcagtactccttctcactgctcgtgtgtgtgttttttacgcagtactccttctcactgctcgtgtgtgtgttttacgcagtactcctcactgctcgtgtgtgtgttttacgcagtactcctcactgctcgtgtgtgtgttttacgcagtactcctcactgctcgtgtgtgtgttttttacgcagtactccttctcactgctcgtgtgtgtgttttttacgcagtactccttctcactgctcgtgtgtgtgttttttacgcagtactccttctcactgctcgtgtgtgtgttttttacgcaGTACTTCTTCTCACTgctcgtgtgtgtgttttttacgcagtactccttctcactgctcgtgtgtgtgttttacgcagtactccttaatgctcctgtgtgtgtgttttacgcagtactccttctcactgctcgtgtgtgtgttttttacgcagtactccttctcactgctcgtgtgtgtgttttttacgcagtactcctcactgctcgtgtgtgtgttttttacgcagtactccttctcactgctcgtgtgtgtgttttttacgcagtactccttctcactgctcgtgtgtgtgttttttacgcagtactccttctcactgctcgtgtgtgtgttttttacgcagtactccttctcactgctcgtgtgtgtgttttttacgcagtactccttctcactgctcgtgtgtgtgttttacgcagtactcctcactgctcgtgtgtgtgttttttacgcaGTACTACTTCTCACTGCTCGTGTGTGTTttttacgcagtactccttctcactgctcgtgtgtgtgttttacgcagtactccttctcactgctcgtgtgtgtgttttttacgcagtactcctcactgctcgtgtgtgtgttttttacgcagtactcctcactgctcgtgtgtgtgttttttacgcagtactccttctcactgctcgtgtgtgtgttttttacgcagtactccttctcactgctcgtgtgtgtgttttttacgcagtactccttctcactgtTCCTGTGTCTGTGTTTTACGCAGTACTCCTTAATGCTCCTTTGTGTGTGttttacgcagtactccttctcactgctcctgtgtgtgtgtgtgtgtgtgtgtgatacgcagtactccttctcactgctcctgtgtgtgtgtgtgtgtgtgtgtgtgatacgcagtaccccttctcactgctcctgtgtgtgtgtgtgtgatacgttgtactccttctcactgctcctgtgtgtgtgtgtgtgtgtttgtgtgtgtgatacgcagtactccttctcactgctcgtgtgtgtgtgttttacgcagtactccttctcactgctcgtgtgtgtgttttttacgcagtactccttctcactgctcgtgtgtgtgttttacgcagtactcctcactgctcgtgtgtgtgttttttacgcagtactccttctcactgctcgtgtgtgtgttttttacgcagtactccttctcactgctcgtgtgtgtgttttacgcagtactcctcactgctcgtgtgtgtgttttacgcagtactcctcactgctcgtgtgtgtgttttttacgcagtactccttctcactgctcgtgtgtgtgttttttacgcagtactccttctcactgctcgtgtgtgtgttttttacgcagtactccttctcactgctcgtgtgtgtgttttttacgcaGTACTTCTTCTCACTgctcgtgtgtgtgttttttacgcagtactccttctcactgctcgtgtgtgtgttttacgcagtactccttaatgctcctgtgtgtgtgttttacgcagtactccttctcactgctcgtgtgtgtgttttttacgcagtactccttctcactgctcgtgtgtgttttttacgcagtactccttctcactgctcgtgtgtgtgttttacgcagtactcctcactgctcgtgtgtgtgtgttttacgcagtactcctcactgctcgtgtgtgtgttttttacgcagtactccttctcactgctcgtgtgtgtgttttacgcagtactcctcactgctcgtgtgtgtgttttttacgcagtactccttctcactgctcgtgtgtgtgttttttacgcagtactccttctcactgctcgtgtgtgtgttttttacgcaGTACTTCTTCTCACTgctcgtgtgtgtgttttttacgcagtactccttctcactgtTCCTGTGTCTGTGTTTTACGCAGTACTCCTTAAtgctcctgtgtgtgtgttttacgcagtactccttctcactgctcctgtgtgtgtgatacgcagtaCTCCTCAATGCTCCTGTGCGTTTGGCATGTATATAGTACCCTTACATGGTCTCTTGGTGCAGTGTGCCACCTCCCTATATACTGACATGTGCCCTCTCATCAGTCAGGTGACTCTGGTCCCAGAGGAGGCGGAGGACATGTGGCACACTTATAATCTGTTGCAGATAGGTGACAGTCTGCGGGCAGCAACCATTAGGTGAGCGCTGGTGTATTGCTGAGCTGGATATGGGCACTGTCTGGGCAAATGGTAGAAGGTACAGGACTGGCCGCTGCTGATTATATGATGGGATGTTAGCGCTTTTCTCTTGCAGGAAGGTGCAGACAGAATCGGCAACAGGTAGCGTGGGCAGTAATCGCATCCGGACCACCCTCACCATCTGCGTGGAGAACATCGACTTTGACTCCCAGGCCTGTCAACTGCGGGTCAAAGGCATCAACATCCAAGAGAACCAGTACGTGAAGGTAAAGAATCATGAAGCGCTGTGCACATATGACACGAGTTAAATGCGCGGGTATTTACAGATGACATATCTTCTGATAATAGCGGATGTCTTGGCGCTGACAGTAGCACATGTGACCCGTGCATTCGGTGATCACATCATATGTGCTGATAACAGCAGTTTTCCATGTTGGTGACTTGGCGCTCATGGTAGCATGCTACTGCATATCCACTTTGTTTGCTACCATGTTTCGCCTTGGCGGTTTGCGTGTTTTTCGTTTTGTTTAGATGTGCTGGCCCATGTTGCTTTCTCCTGGTACATGACTGGAGCCGTCCTGTCAGTAACGGCATCTTACTCCTGGTTCTCCTGTTTCCAGATGGGCGCCTATCACACCATAGAGTTGGAACTGAACCGCAAGTTCACCCTGGCAAAGAAGCAGTGGGACAGCATTGTGCTGGAGCGGATAGGTAGGGCCAGCGGTGCTGGGGGCGGTTCCTGTACATCAGACATGGTAAGCATTGGGTCTGAACACTACCTTCTCCCTACAGAGCAGGCTTGTGACCCTGCATTTAGTGCTGACGTGGCAGCGGTCATCATGCAGGAAGGACTTGCCCATATCTGTCTCGTCACTCCCAGTATGACCTTACTCCGTGCCAAAATCGAAACCAGTATCCCACGAAAGAGGCGGGGCAACTGTACCCAACATGAGAAGGTTTGTCTTTGGCCTCCGCATGTTCATGTTTGCTTTCCTCCGACCTCTTGCTGTGTTCTGCGGCCCCCATCTTCTCTCTCATGTTTTCAGTCTCCCACAACTTCTCTGTGTGGTCTCCACCATTCTCATGTCTCCCCTGTCTGCTCTACATAGCCCCCAGTGtccctttttcttctttctcctccgaGGCCTATACTATCTCCGCGTCTTTCCGATGGCCCCGACTCAGTCTTGTCTTCTGTCACCCGCAGGCTCTGGAGAAATTCTACGAGCAGGTCATGCAGGGTATCATCCGGCACATTAACTTTGAGGGTGAGTGTGGTCTTGTATAGCAGTGCTACTTGTCACCTGTGATGCCTCTCTGACCCACCTCTCTGTCTTCCCGGGGACTGCAGTGGTGAAGGTGGTTCTTGTGGCCTCCCCGGGGTTTGTCCGGGAGCAGTTCTGTGAGTTCCTCTTTCTCCGGGCTGTGAAGCAGGATCTGAAGACTATTTTGGAAAACCGGGGAAAGTTCCTGCAGGTGCACAGCTCATCTGGACACAAGCTCTCGCTGACAGGTAATGCAGGGAGTTTGACCTCGCATCGTATTTCCGAGGGTGATTGCCCTCGTGGCAGCTACATGAAATCACTAAGATCAGAAGAGTGAACGAATGTGCTGCTCCTCTGTGTTGTTTTGGGGATCCCCCGCTCCTCCTCTGTGCTGTTTTGGGGATCCCCCGCTCCTCCTCTGTGCTGTTTTGGGGATCCCCCGCTCCTCCTCTGTGCTGTTTTGGGGATACCCCGCCCCCCTTGGCTTGTGTTGAGTTTCTTGGAGTCAGAATTCCCAACACCTGCACTGGCTGCGAAGGGTTAACACATAGCTGCAGTAGTGCGCCCCACCCTATAACGATCATGTCAAAGCCCCCCAGCAGGAGGGCGGCGATACGGAGGGGATTTCTCCATAAACCATGGTATCATTAGCCTTTAATTATTCTGGCCTAGGGGCACCTGCAGAGATCACGATGGTCCTTTTTTGTTGCAGAGGTTCTGTGTGATCCGGCTGTCACCGCCCGCCTGGCAGACACCAAGGTAAGTGTGACTTCTGTATGAGGCGCCGGGGTCTGCACCAGCACTGACTGCTGCCTCCCTGCTTGTTACAGGCGGCCAGTGAAATCAAAGCACTGGGTGACTTCTACAAGATGCTCCAAAATGAACCAGACCGCGCGTTCTATGGGTGAGTCCCTCTGTGTCTCGTGCCTCACTGTGTGCCAGCTGCACATGATGGAGGCTGTGCTGTCACCCTGCCAGCCGCCCGTATCTCAGCAGCGCAGGTTGGGTCATGATAGATGTTTATGGTTCCCTCGGGGTTATCAGCTGGATTTGCACCTGCAGATCCTTATCGTTGACTCCACACCCTCATCCCTGGCACTGGGACCAGCGGGCACCCACCCTGCCCTGCAGAACCCACAGCTCATAAACAAACTGCTACCCCTCAACACTACATCTCCCATCCTGTTGCCCATGGACTGACAGCAACCACTACTCTCATCATCCTTGCACTAATACTTCTGCAGTAATTTCCATCACATCCATGTCATCTCTTCTAGGATTAAGCATGTAGAGCGGGCAAATAACGCACTGGCTATCGATACACTGCTGGTCACTGATGAACTCTTCAGGTACCTCAACTAATCCGCCTGTGCTGCCCTTGCACACCCCTCATGTGCACCAGCTGTGCCCTTTCATAGTTTTGCCTCCTCTTCTGCAGACATCAAGATGTGGCAACACGTACCCGTTATGTAAGACTTGTGGACAGCGTGAAGGAGAATGGCGGAACGGTGAGGTGAGCCGTGAGGGAAGCCCTGGGGCGGGAGGGCGTGCGGGCGGCCGTGAGGGAAGCCCTGGGGCGGGAGGGTGTGCGGGCGGCCGTGAGGGAAGCCCTGGGGCGGGAGGGAAGCCCTGGGGCGGGAGGGCGTGCGGGCGGCCGTGAGGGAAGCCCAGGGGCGGGACGGCGTGCGGGCGGCCGTGAGGGAAGCCCTGGGGCGTGAGGGTGTTGCGGGCGGCCGTGAGGGAAGCCCTGGGGCGGGAGGGTGTTGCGGGCGGCCGTGAGGGAAGCCCTGGGGCGTGAGGGTGTTGCGGGCGGCCGTGAGGGAAGCCCTGGGGCGGGAGGGCGTGCGGGCGGCCGTGAGGGAAACCCAGGGGCGGGAGGGCGTGCGGGCGGCCGTGAGGGAAACCCAGGGGCGGGAGGGCGTGCGGGCGGCCGTGAGGGAAACCCAGGGGCGGGAGGGCGTGCGGGCGGGAGGGTGTTGCGGACGGCCATGAGGGAAGCCCTGGGGCGGGAGGGTGTTGCGGACGGCCGTGAGGGAAGCCCTGGGGCGGGAGGGTGTTGCGGACGGCCGTGAGGGAAGCCCTGGGGCGGGAGGGTGTTGCGGACGGCCGTGAGGGAAGCCCTGGGGCGGGAGGGTGTTGCGGACGGCCGTGAGGGAAGCCCTGGGGCGGGAGGGTGTTGCGGACGGCCGTGAGGGAAGCCCTGGGGCGGGAGGGTGTTGCGGACGGCCGTGAGGGAAGCCCTGGGGCGGGAGGGTGTTGCGGACGGCCGTGAGGGAAGCCCTGGGGCGGGAGGGTGTTGCGGACGGCCGTGAGGGAAGCCCTGGGGCGGGAGGGTGTTGCGGACGGCCGTGAGGGAAGCCCTGGGGCGGGAGGGTGTTGCGGACGGCCGTGAGGGAAGCCCTGGGGCGGGAGGGTGTTGCGGACGGCCGTGAGGGAAGCCCTGGGGCGGAAGGGCGTGCGGGCGGCCGTCAGGGAAACCCAGGGGCGGGAGGGCGTGCGGACGGCCGTCAGGGAAACCCAGGGGCGGAAGGGCGCGCGGGCGGCCGTGAGGGAAGCCCTGGGGCGGGAGGGTGTTGCGGACGGCCGTGAGGGAAGCCCTGGGGCGGGAGGGTGTTGCGGACGGCCGTGAGGGAAGCCCTGGGGCGGGAGGGTGTTGCGGACGGCCGTGAGGGAAGCCCTGGGGCGGGAGGGTGTTGCGGACGGCCGTGAGGGAAGCCCTGGGGCGGGAGGGTGTTGCGGACGGCCGTGAGGGAAGCCCTCGGGCGGGAGGGTGTTGCGGACGGCCGTGAGGGAAGCCCTCGGGCGGGAGGGTGTTGCGGACGGCCGTGAGGGAAGCCCTGGGGCGGGAGAGTGTGCGGACGGCCGTGAGGGAAGCCCTCGGGCGGGAGTTTGTTCGGACGGCCGTGAGGGAAGCCCTCGGGCGGGAGGGTGTGCGGACGGCCGTGAGGGAAGCCCTCGGGCGGGAGGGTGTGCGGACGGCCGTGAGGGAAGCCCTCGGGCGGGAGGGTGTGCGGACGGCCGTGAGGGAAGCCCTCGGGCGGGAGGGTGTGCGGACGGCCGTGAGGGAAGCCCTCGGGCGGGAGTTTGTTCGGACGGCCGTGAGGGAAGCCCTCGGGGGCGGGAGGGTGTGCGGACGGCCGTGAGGGAAGCCCTCGGGCGGGAGGGTGTGCGGACGGCCGTGAGGGAAGCCCTCGGGCGGGAGGGTGTGCGGACGGCCGTGAGGGAAGCCCTCGGGCGGGAGGGTGTGCGGACGGCCGTGAGGGAAGCCCTCGGGCGGGAGGGTGTGCGGACGGCCGTGAGGGAAGCCCTCGGGCGGGAGGGTGTGCGGACGGCCGTGAGGGAAGCCCTCGGGCGGGAGGGTGTGCGGACGGCCGTGAGGGAAGCCCTCGGGCGGGAGGGTGTGCGGACGGCCGTGAGGGAAGCCCTCGGGCGGGAGGGTGTGCGGACGGCCGTGAGGGAAGCCCTCGGGCGGGAGGGTGTGCGGACGGCCGTGAGGGAAGCCCTCGGGCGGGAGGGTGTGCGGACGGCCGTGAGGGAAGCCCTCGGGCGGGAGGGTGTGCGGACGGCCGTGAGGGAAGCCCTCGGGCGGGAGGGTGTGCGGACGGCCGTGAGGGAAGCCCTCGGGCGGGAGGGTGTGCGGACGGCCGTGAGGGCGGGAGGGTGTTGCGGACGGCCGTGAGGGCGGGAGGGTGTTGCGGACGGCCGTGAGGGCGGGAGGGTGTTGCGGACGGCCGTGAGGGCGGGAGGGTGTTGCGGACGGCCGTGAGGGCGGGAGGGTGTTGCGGACGGCCGTGAGGGCGGGAGGGTGTTGCGGACGGCCGTGAGGGCGGGAGGGTGTTGCGGACGGCCGTGAGGGAAGCCCTCGGGGGCGGGAGGGTGTGCGGACGGCCGTGAGGGAAGCCCTCGGGGGCGGGAGGGTGTGCGGACGGCCGTGAGGGAAGCCCTCGGGCGGGAGGGTGTGCGGACGGCCGTGAGGGAAGCCCTCGGGCGGGAGGGTGTGCGGACGGCCGTGAGGGAAGCCCTCGGGCGGGAGGGTGTGCGGACGGCCGTGAGGGAAGCCCTCGGGCGGGAGGGTGTGCGGACGGCCGTGAGGGAAGCCCTCGGGCGGGAGGGTGTGCGGACGGCCGTGAGGGAAGCCCTCGGGCGGGAGTTTGTTCGGACGGCCGTGAGGGAAGCCCTCGGGGGCGGGAGGGTGTGCGGACGGCCGTGAGGGAAGCCCTCGGGCGGGAGGGTGTGCGGACGGCCGTGAGGGAAGCCCTCGGGCGGGAGGGGGTGCGGACGGCCGTGAGGGAAGCCCTCGGGCGGGAGGGGGTGCGGACGGCCGTGAGGGAAGCCCTCGGGCGGGAGGGGGTGCGGACGGCCGTGAGGGAAGCCCTCGGGCGGGAGGGGGTGCGGACGGCCGTGAGGGAAGCCCTCGGGCGGGAGGGGGTGCGGACGCCCGGGAGGGCGTGCGAATGGCTGCCGGGAGGGCCACCAGTCTCattaatttaacttttattttatccCATTAGGATTTTCTCAAGTTTACACGTCTCAGGAGAACGTAAGTGACTGGCATTGGGCGGGATGTGTCAGATATGGCTATCTGGCATTAGACGTGGCACAGATTGGTTCCTCCCTCAAATTAACTGGCCAGAATTATTTTTTCTTCAGAACTGAACCAGCTGACGGGAGTTGCGGCCATTTTGAGATTTCCGGTAGCGGATCTGTCGGAGGATGAGTCCAGCTCAGGAGAAGACTAAGATCTACGACCCCCTGTACATTCAGCCCCGGTATTAGAGCATCTCGCATGGAGACGGACCTGTCAGTGACTGATTATTTATGGGATTGGGAGAGGGGCCTGTGCTCTCGGGTGGAGAGGTGGAGGTCCTGCAGTTGACCAATGATGAAATAAACCCATGGAGTGACTGTATCTGCTCTGAGAGTCCAGAACCCATTTATCTGACTTCACCATTAATTTACATGTGGCGCATTGTGGTTTGAAAAGCGAATTTTGGCTTTCATGAGGtgggctgagcagcggttgaggGATGTGTGGCCCCCATGTCAGCGGTCCGGCCATGCTGCTGGTTAGTAGCTGCAAATATAATGACAGATGGTCTGTAACTcgctgagggctccttcacaccagcaTTCAGCCTTTCTGTCTCTGCTTTTTTTTCTCGAACCAGAGCGCTGCAATTAAACAGTTACGATTCTCCCCTGTtgatttccatttgctttcctttttaAACCCCTTCCCAACATCCGCCATAGATGTACGGCACACGTCGGGTGTCTGTGTATGGAGCCCCGCCTTCCCATTGAGAGGTGCTATCTGTGTGCCATGGGTAGCCAGCCAccttctgaaggtccccagggATGCCATGAGTGGTCGTCTATTAGGATGAGGCTGTGCCTTGTCTGTAATCTAATGCCTGTCAGAATACAGCATCAttccatcgatggaaaaataaaggtatCGGGGTGAAAGGATGTTGACAGtcatttctttttacttttaaaagGTTTTTAGTCCTGTTACACAATCCGTGCATTACAAAAACTAAACTTGGTTTCGCAGTAATTGTCTTGACCCACATAATAAAGAGAGCGTCATTTTCACTGCACTGTTAACGTCAAAAAAGCAAAACTCcccaaaaattgcacaattgtgggattttccatttctctcaattttggatttttttttaagttttctaatacattaaatggtaccactgaaaactacaactcgtcccgtgaAAAACGAGCCCCCATatagggttaaaaaaaagtaagtcGGTGGGGAAAAACGGAACCCTTTAACTATGtctctccaaaaacagaacacagGGACAGAAAGCCTGAACGCAGGTTGAACCCTCAAGGGAATGAACCATAACGGCTTTACCCAAACTGTGCTGGGGCTCAAAAGTCTTTTCTGCCCTAGCATCGTAGCGGAAGCATTTTGTGCGCAGGGAGAGCTGGTAATCAATAATGGCCGTGTCATCCAACAACTTCTGTCTGCTCAGCGtgatggaaaataaaataaagctccAGCAAAGTTATACCTGAggaagagccccccccccccccccccccgtgcgctCCAGTCCCCCTCCTTTCATCTGTCTGCCTTTCCCCGCACACGCATAACTTTCTTGCAGTGCCCTACATACTGAAGGTTTATTTCTGTCCTCTTGTCTTTCCCCCTACGTTGCTTTCATTAGTCTTGTGAGTTTTATCCCCAGTTCGGCTACTTCATATCCAAAGTTGAAAAAAAGATCCCTTTGCCCTTACACAATGTTTTAATGCAACGCGGGTAAAGTAATAAAAACACATAACTGGTAGAGCTGCATCCGTAATTAATGCCAGAAATGCTTTAGCGAAGACAGACGTGTAATGGGTATTACTGCATCTGTAATGAATGTCGTAAACCCGGTAAGGCACACAACACTACAATAGATTGCCAGGTGTTTTCTGATCATCCTGAGCCCGAGAACAGGGCTAAAAAGTTATATATGCCACTAGCCTATGAGTAGAGGCCCACGCTACAAGTATAAACGCACGGTGCAGGTGGCTGTATGCAACTGAATCATGCCCACTTGCCACTGCCTATAGCCGCACAACTTGCTGTCAGACATAAGCAGCCATCCACATCATAGACATGATTTGACATTGTAGAGTCAGTTGCACCGTGTATTGTGTATTATCTGTTTAAACACAGCACAAGAATTCACCTTTGTTCTAGGGCTGTAAGCATAAATacggcatcagaaccaagctccggCCATACTATGCATACAGCCCCATAACCAAGAACTGTTTTCTTACTTTTTATGGCTAAGTTCAGACAAGCGTATCACAAGCACGGTTTTTACGCTTATAATACATGCGTGTCCCATCCCAACTGCAGATCCCAAACTTGACAGCATCAAAGACGTACATCCTAATAATGGAGGTTATACAAAGCCCAATATTACTACCACACAGTGTCCATATTGTGGTAGCTGCCAGCTCTGCACATGTGCTCTGCAGACTAtctagtgattacagtacagttgcaTTTAGTCACTCACATGTGATGTTCTCTTTTCTTGTCTCTTCCATCCGGCCCAGACCACAATAAAGAtgtcttccagccacaacttttTTCTCTGCAAAGTTAATAACACAAACCtctttggctcctcacttttcAAGCACCGCATGAAACCTTTCTCTACTGAGACAAACTCTACATCCTCTTGCTACCCTAATTCTACGCTGTCCCATTTTCGCCTGTTGCTGTACCTGCTGTGTGACACTGTGCCGCCAAATACTGTACTTCAGAAATGATAACTGTGCCTGCttaatagtaataatacccctaagTCCAGTATTTATAGCACTCTTGGCCCTTTAGGAGTAAAAGCACCCCAAAGTGTCCCCTTAACAGTAgtaaccccccacacacacacacacacacacacacacacacacacacacaccttttacAATAATAGTGGCTCCTTACTGATAACGGCACCTTAGAAATATTCTGTTGATAATAAATGTATTCTGGGTGTTGGcacaaataagatttttttgttttttttggctatactccttttaaaaaaaatttatttttttccaaagacacattttattttctgccaccatcccttttttttaatgactgTGTTCACTGGGCAGGATaactaatgtgttactttgatagattggacttttatggatgcagcgatacaaaatcttttttttatttagattcttttattataattatggcaagagttaaaaaaataataataagattTTGATCTTTTATTTtccagaatcatagactggtagagttggaagggacctccagggtcatcggtccaaccccctgctcagtacaggagttactaagtcatcccagacagatatttgtccagcctttgtttgaccactttcattgaaggagaactcaccacctccctgtggtaacctgttccactcattgatcaccctcactgtctaatatctaatt
This window encodes:
- the PELO gene encoding protein pelota homolog isoform X2, translated to MKLISKEFEKDNAGQVTLVPEEAEDMWHTYNLLQIGDSLRAATIRKVQTESATGSVGSNRIRTTLTICVENIDFDSQACQLRVKGINIQENQYVKMGAYHTIELELNRKFTLAKKQWDSIVLERIEQACDPAFSADVAAVIMQEGLAHICLVTPSMTLLRAKIETSIPRKRRGNCTQHEKALEKFYEQVMQGIIRHINFEVVKVVLVASPGFVREQFCEFLFLRAVKQDLKTILENRGKFLQVHSSSGHKLSLTEVLCDPAVTARLADTKAASEIKALGDFYKMLQNEPDRAFYGIKHVERANNALAIDTLLVTDELFRHQDVATRTRYVRLVDSVKENGGTDFLKFTRLRRTTEPADGSCGHFEISGSGSVGG
- the PELO gene encoding protein pelota homolog isoform X1, with the protein product MKLISKEFEKDNAGQVTLVPEEAEDMWHTYNLLQIGDSLRAATIRKVQTESATGSVGSNRIRTTLTICVENIDFDSQACQLRVKGINIQENQYVKMGAYHTIELELNRKFTLAKKQWDSIVLERIEQACDPAFSADVAAVIMQEGLAHICLVTPSMTLLRAKIETSIPRKRRGNCTQHEKALEKFYEQVMQGIIRHINFEVVKVVLVASPGFVREQFCEFLFLRAVKQDLKTILENRGKFLQVHSSSGHKLSLTEVLCDPAVTARLADTKAASEIKALGDFYKMLQNEPDRAFYGIKHVERANNALAIDTLLVTDELFRHQDVATRTRYVRLVDSVKENGGTVRIFSSLHVSGEQLNQLTGVAAILRFPVADLSEDESSSGED